From a region of the Melospiza georgiana isolate bMelGeo1 chromosome 23, bMelGeo1.pri, whole genome shotgun sequence genome:
- the WNT2B gene encoding protein Wnt-2b, producing the protein MLSPNRLEASPGIAVAPGRAECGAFPRTAGAAPRLCLPLVLLLLALTPRADSSWWYIGALGARVICDNIPGLVNKQRQLCQRYPDIMQSVGEGAKEWIRECQHQFRHHRWNCSTLDRDHTVFGRVMLRSSREAAFVYAISSAGVVYAITRACSQGDLKVCSCDPLKRGRSKDERGEFDWGGCSDNINYGIRFAKAFVDAKEKKVKDARALMNLHNNRCGRMAVKRFLKLECKCHGVSGSCTLRTCWLAMSDFRKTGDYLRKKYNGAIQVTMNQDGTGFTVANKNFRKPTKTDLVYFENSPDYCVMDKSAGSLGTAGRVCSKASRGTDGCEVMCCGRGYDTTRVTRVTKCECKFHWCCAVRCKECEDTVDVHTCKAPKRAEWLDQT; encoded by the exons ATGCTCAGCCCAAACCGCCTGGAAGCGTCTCCTGGGATTGCCGTGGCCCCCGGGCGTGCGGAGTGCGGAGCCTTCCCTCGGACGGCGGGCGCGGCCCCCCGGCTTTGCCTTCCCCTCGTCCTCCTGCTGCTCGCCCTGACGCCCCGCGCCGACTCCTCGTGGTG GTACATCGGGGCACTGGGCGCGAGGGTGATCTGTGACAACATCCCCGGGCTGGTGAACAAGCAGCGACAGCTCTGCCAGAGGTACCCTGACATCATGCAGTCGGTTGGGGAGGGAGCCAAGGAGTGGATCCGGGAGTGCCAGCACCAATTCCGGCACCACCGCTGGAACTGCAGCACCCTGGACCGCGACCACACCGTCTTCGGCCGGGTCATGCTGAGAA gcagcagggaggccGCCTTCGTGTACGCCATCTCCTCGGCCGGGGTGGTCTATGCCATCACACGGGCGTGCAGCCAGGGGGACCTCAAGGTGTGCAGCTGTGACCCGCTCAAGAGGGGCCGCTCCAAGGACGAGCGCGGGGAGTTCGACTGGGGCGGCTGCAGCGACAACATCAACTACGGCATCCGCTTTGCCAAGGCCTTCGTGGATGCCAAGGAGAAAAAGGTGAAGGACGCCCGGGCACTGATGAACCTGCACAACAACCGCTGCGGGAGGATG GCTGTGAAGCGCTTCCTCAAGCTGGAGTGCAAGTGCCACGGCGTCAGCGGCTCCTGCACACTAAGGACTTGTTGGCTGGCAATGTCAGATTTTCGAAAAACAGGGGATTACCTGAGGAAGAAATACAACGGGGCCATCCAGGTGACGATGAATCAGGATGGCACTGGCTTCACCGTGGCCAACAAGAACTTCAGGAAGCCCACAAAAACAGATCTGGTGTATTTTGAGAACTCACCTGATTACTGCGTGATGGACAAGTCAGCAG GCTCCCTGGGCACGGCCGGCCGCGTGTGCAGCAAGGCGTCCCGCGGCACGGACGGCTGCGAGGTGATGTGCTGCGGCCGCGGCTACGACACCACGCGCGTCACCCGCGTCACCAAGTGCGAGTGCAAGTTCCACTGGTGCTGCGCTGTGCGCTGCAAGGAGTGCGAGGACACTGTGGACGTGCACACGTGTAAGGCCCCCAAACGGGCCGAGTGGCTGGACCAGACCTGA